The Malus sylvestris chromosome 3, drMalSylv7.2, whole genome shotgun sequence genomic sequence AGGATCATTTTGACACCAAGATCGTCGTCCATGGTGGCCGGAGTTGGGAGATAGAACCAGGTCGGGTCACAATTCCTCAAGGGGATCCGGCCaatccccttcttcttctcctccctcATTTCCatcatttctctcttctttgATTTGTCcattcctttctctctcctctcctcattCCTTCTCTCCCATGTTCCTTCTTTATTTCCCATCCCCACCGCCCATCTTTCCTTACTTCAATCCCAGCCACACACATGGTATGACCAGATTAAACTCCAGAAATCTGGAGTTTTCTAGAAAATAGTAATTTACAATTTTTCCCTCGACTTTAAATGTTAGTATctccttcgttataactccaaattgcgCTTCGTTTGCGCCCACGCGTTCATAGCTATGAGTACTACAAGAATACACCAAGAAAATGAACCTtacgtgacacgacacgacaatcaacaaaagtcaacactttgccaaagggcatttttgtaaactcacttattaaaattataaaaatcataatttttagggacggGGCTATTACACATTGAGCAAGGGGTTCCTGTGAGAATAATATCAGACCAACATATACTCTTAAGATTACCATGGAACCTAATCAAATGATTCGCTTCAAGACACAATGCATAACCTATATTCACCTATAAATCAAGTAAGGAGAGGAAATATATAATGATATTAAGAAGAATGCTTTTATGGAAGCCATTGAAGGGTCAATTATGAGAGTTTGATGTCTATGCAAGATTTGTCTAAGAATCATGCCTGGAGAAGATTTCAAAATATTGTCAACATCTATAGAAGTGTCAGTCTTGTTGTCAGCCATGGCTGAATTCACACCCCAATTCTCAGTATTCATTTCCAGACGGCGTAAAGATagagttaaaaatcaaatgggtgtaaaaataaatccacatattgaattgggtttatggggATATATTAGATATTAAATtgagtttaaagagatattaatagtttaattaaaaatcaaatgggtgcaaAAAGTAAGTTTGGCGTAGAAATCGGTtacatgagtttaaataaaatttgtcATTGCATTATTGACCTGTTGCAACTTAAATTAAAGGTTTCATCTCCTTCGTCCATTTTAATGTTACGGTTTTTATGCAAGTGTGTATTTAAGATGGAGTAAACTGTAATTTGACTGCCTGAACTATTTGAACTTAGCCAATTAACCCCTCActaatcgaaaaaaaaaaattaaccccTCGTAAGATTCGATAAAATATTATCTATTTTGCCGTCAAATACTAGCACATTACTAGCATGTGATTCACTCATGGATAATAGTTTAAGGGGTTAAACGACTTTTTATCCTTTAAAATGTGTATTTAGTGACGTGCGTTAGATAAAAATTGATGGGAAAAAAGTCTTTGTATGGTCTTTTCGTTATTGGGTTTCTTGCTTGGCTCAGTTGTCACAACTATATACCTACCCCAATTCTTCTCTTTACCCTAAAACAATGCCCACAGTAGCCATTTGAAGACCctaaaaattttagttttgattcCTTTCAGAGCAAGATTGCAGAAAACTGAAAGATTTGTCCTCACAAATATCCGATCGCAAAAATGGTTCTCAAACGCTATCAGGATGCTAAAGCAGGTAATACCTAATGTGTTGCAGTCTCAGCGATCTATATATCCATTTGGGTTCATTTACAACCCTCCAtatgtttgatgaaatgcctcAGTGAAACGCCCTAACCTTTTCCTCCTTTTTGAATGCGATCATTTCAGGATACCAATTGGCCAAATCGTTCAATGCCGAGAAGTACTTGAAAAAAGTGGGATTGGGCAAAGAAGACTACTACTTCTGGAAGCAAATTGGCAAGGCATTGGTATGCACATACACTCTGTTCGGCGTGGCCTGGCTCTACAACGAGAAATCGCCACTCGGGTGGTGGACACTCAAGCCTAGGCccaaggaagagagagagctaGCGCACCTGTACGAGCGTCGTGAGTTCCCGTACCCTGGGGATGAAGAAGCCATGGAAGAGTTTGTTGCCAAGGGGGGAATGATCGGCACGACAATTGGCCCGAAAGGGTTTGTCGAGACGGACAAAGATGCGTTTAATTATCAGAAAGAGCTGCAGAAGAAGAAGCTGGAGCAGGAAGCTGAGAAGCTGTGGGTGCGGATGAAGAATGAGGTCGTCTCCGAGCTTCAAGAGAAGGGTTACGTCGTTGACGCCGAGTGAAATGTGTAAAAATTTGCATGGTTATGTGAAAGTGTATGCGTTTGTGTGTAAAAGTGATAGCCTTTGCATTGCTTTTGGATAAAAGCACTTTGTGAGTACTTGCTCAAGAATTGCCGTGAGATAAATGCACAAGACCTTGGATATTTTTATGGAATTCTCACTATGCTTTTAACAAAACCCTACTTTGCAAAAGCGCTTTGCAAAGAAATAGGGGCGGATACACTACCCTGGCCAACATACCTAACCCACATTCGCCTCCCGTTCTTGAATTGGATCTCGTAATTCGTTTCATTTAATAATAATTCAACAAAAGCTAGTGAACCAATGATTTCAAAGATAAACAAACtaaattgtattattacaaACTCCTCAAATTCCGATTATTGCCTTATTGGCAATTTTGGCAGTGTTAGGAAAAAAAACGTTAGGGGAAAGTGTTTGTGTTTCTCAGAAAACAAGAAAATCCACTTAAATTTGGCTTTACTACATAACAAAGACATCTACAAGACATTCTTGGGCAGAGATTGTGAGTTGTTGCCTGGCCTGCTCTTTCCCGATTCACTCCTCCGATGGCTCCTCAACGGCGTCAAGTAGAACCGCAGCAACCCGTGATCGAGATGGCTCGGCGAATACCGAGCACTCTTGTTCCTCTGCAGAGTCTTCACTTCATTGCCTTTAGTTTCCGCACCAACACCATTCACATTGCTAAACAAGCCAACCATTTTGCACTGGTTCCGGCAGCTGACACTGTAACTTCGAATCAGCTTCTGACTCACGGAGGCATTGGCTTCTTCTCCGTTGGCAACCCTCCTCAGCTTCTGCCAAGAATCCGCGGATTCTTCGTCTACGCATTTCTTCTCGCTTCTTCTCTGCATCAAACCCCGAAAGCTCCACTTCTTGTGCCTCCTATTTGATTTTTGATGATCAACATGAATCCCATTGGTTGATTCCGAAGCCGCATTTTTGCGAACAGGTCCAGAGCCAATCCCAACGCCGCTGCCCTCCTCCGCACGCTCATCATCTTCAGCAGATTTCAATTTCGAATTCGAACCCATCGAACTCATTAATTCTTTCTCTGTAATCAGCAGCTTGGCCCCATAGAACAACTCTGAAGTGGCAGGGGAGACTCTAGCATTTGATCCCAACTTCAGCTCATCAACCTCCGCCGTTGTGGACCGATCGAAACTCGGCCGTTCGAAGCTCCGCCGCCGCTGCGAATTGTAATAGTCTTTGGTCTGAGCTGAGCCGCCTGGATTCCTCTCCCAGCTCTCTTCCACAACCGAAACCATCGGGGTCAGCCTCGGGTGAGGGGCTCTCGGACCCAAATACCCGTCCCAAGAAGCCCGAGGCTCGTCCAATGACATCCGACCCGGATCGGGATCCGTATCGCACGATTTTCTTCCCAATGCGTACTCTCCCACTTCGGACTGGGTCTCCCTCCTCTTCTCCGCCACGAAACCCTCGTTCTCAGCCTTCTTCGTCTTCTGCTTCCGCCGCCATTGCTTCACCTTTTTGCTCAAAACCGACGCCGTTCCCCAAAATATCCCTGCTATTTCCTTCGAATCCCTACCCTcgcccttcttcttctcccactCGAGATCTATCAACTCTTTCATCGTCTTGAACTCCGACTCTGCATCCgcatccaaatccaaaaccctagcttcGTCTCCACCGTCGTCCTTATCCCCATCTCTCAATTCGACATCGAACTTTCTCGGCACTCCTTTGCGGTCGTCGTCGATGTTAAAGAGCTCGGACAGAGTGTTCCGGGCCCTGACATTGCACGACTTGCGCCGGGTCGGGTCCGGGGCGTTGGCCGACGACGATTCGGGTCTCGTTCCGGAACACGACTTGCTTCTCCGGAGCTCAGACCCAGAATGGGGGTTCTGGGTCAAGGGTTCTTGGTGAGAGGCGGAGTCGAGGCCGGCGAGGCGTTCGCTGAGGCAGGGGGCGCAGAAACCGGTTATGGGTTTGGTAGGGTGGCGGTGACAGGTGGAGAGGCGGTGAGTTTGCGCTTGCATGGCTTTTCCTAGGACTGGAGGAGGAGGGCGGCGGCGGTTGAGAGAGCGTGCATGGCAGAAGAAGGAAGTGGGGTGTCAGTGAGAGAGGCGGTGAGGTTGAGAAAGGAATGGGAAATTGCAAAAAATGGAAACCCCGGATAAACCCCTTTTTaggattttatggtatccatgaatctctttattttattttattttttctaagcAGTTAGCACGGAGACGTATGATCTAATTTTTACAGAGAAAAAAGAATCCTATGCAAGGATGATCAAACAACTCTTAATCATggccctaaaccctaaactcttaaaaatccaattttagtcgGACGATCTTGTATCAACGGCCAATATTAGTTGATTCTAAGAGTTCACATAGAAAGATTCGGATATAATTTTTGTCTTTCTGAAAACATTCAGATAGTTACAATGTTTGTCGTTTTTGTTCTAGTTATTTGAATTGAATAATCAACagataaaaacaaagaaaaaagtgtAGGAGCATAAACAAGAGTGCGAaagttgttttccttttttgtaatatcaacttcaatttttttttttattttttggattaaATCAAACAATAATTATCAAATTATTTGGTATATGACAAATGAATTTGTTAAGAAGTAAAAGGATTAGCTAGTTCATGAGTACCTCACTTGAAACCTGTTCACAAATCTAGAGTACTTCGCTTGCAACAGAAGAAGGCCGGGAAAGCAAATATTAGtgtgaagaagaaggaaaccaACAGCTTTTCGGGCCACAGAAAGCCCAACACATTAGTCCCCCACTTTTCTTAGATTTTGGGTTTGCGAACGGAAACAGATGCAAAATCCAACCACTTCCATTCGGACGTGCACAAAATTTGTAGGTCAACTGCACTAAGGACACCACCATTGACATAGAAATCAACAAATAATGTAGCATTCCCAAACCGATGTGTTGTTTAAATATGAGCCTTAGAATCTTTGATTTATTAAATATATGCATTCTCGAAATACTTGCTCAATGTTTGTCTTTTCACATTTCACCTTCCAAAAAAGAGTTACTTGTATATGTCGGAGAATAGAATCTCATATTGATCATatgacaaaataatatacaattgATATTTGAAAGTTTCCACTTTCATATCACCAAGGTATTTTGCAACAAAAACCCAACACCTAGTAATAGGTGGTTAAGTTGGAACAATATTGATATTAATGGTGGACCATGCTGGGTCAAAAAAGTTTATCATAATATTATAGCAGACTATTCTTTCGACACATTCTTGACCCGATTTACTAGGCTTGAATTTGCTTCCTTATGTTGGGCTTTAGAAAAGTTGGGCTAGCTCTAGTTTAAGGATATTGAATGATTGAGCCCTCAAAAAGTTGTGTTGGCTTTAGTCCCTGAATGAATGATCGACCTCTCGAAAAGTTGTATTGGCTCTAGTTCCTAAATGAATGACTAACCTCTTGAAAAGTTGTGTTACCTCTATATAATGACTTGACCAATTTCTATTGTGGGAATTAGTTTCCCTTGTGACCTCGTATGGACCACTCGTGAGGAGGTGTGTTGGAGATAGGATTCCACATTAGTCATGtgacaaaataatatataatcaaTATATAGGAATTTTCATCCTTAATATTACTAATGTCTTTTGTAATAAAACTCAACACCTAGCAATATGTAGGGCTGGTTTTGTATTGTTGTGCTtcgaaaaaaaactgcttttgttgtgctgtgagaataagtagatgtgaaataaagcagcataatgtttggtaaacttttatgtaaaagtgtttttgaaaaaaaaaaagcagtatgatagtgtttggtaaactttaatGTAAAACAGTTGTGACTGTGTGAAATGAGCAAAAAggtataatactagatgtgcTATGACAAGCCACAACGTCGTTCGCTGGCAACCTCTCCACCTTCGTCTTCCTCTCCTTCCTCATCTTCTCCTTCCCCACGGTCGTCGAAAATGGGACCCACCTCCTCACCTCATTCATCGACTGCGACCCTTCTCTCAAATCCCTCATCTCCTGCCTCGACCTCGCTTGCGCTAGCAATACCAACCACCGCTCTCCCAGATCTCCAGCCGAGTCCCCTTCTCTGATCTCTCACCACCGCCGACACCGCCCATTTCTTCACCTCACCCGCGTCGGAACCTTAGACGACGATTTCTTCTCCATCAATGACGACGACGTTCACTCCCTCTTTGACCCCAATTGGATCGCCCCAATCCtcattttctcctcctcctctcacTCCAAATTAGGGTTTAATGGAACTTACGGGACTAGGGTTTCTGAAATTGTTTGCTCCAGCCTCACGTTCAAGGCTGAGAAATTCACCATTTTTGATGACAGAGCTAGAGGAAGAGATGGCGACGGAGAAAGCAATGAAAGGGAGGAGAAATGCGGCGATGAAGAAATGGGCGATCAGGGCGTCGATTTGTAATTCTTGATCAAGGATTGGAGCTGGGTCGCTGGGACATGGCGTTGTTCTTCCTCCTGAAAGTGTGAGGAATCAggagaaactttgaaaataagcCACTTTTTTAAGCTGCTTTTTGCAGCTTCcactttttagctttttttcatctgaaattttgaaaaacagCTGGTTTGaggtgtttaccaaacaccaaaaactctcccaactttttttcataccaatttttttttaaatcacctcaaccccaaaccATACCGTAGTTAAGTTGGAATAATATCAATAATATTGACGGTGAACCCGACACTCCCCCATAACGACCTCAGCCTCCGAGATTCCTCACCCAAGAATCTTTCTTGCACCACTGGGACTAGGAGAACATGACTGAAGTCTAGCAGTCTGGAGCCATGTCACCTCATAAAGTCAACCCATAAGTCGTATTCACCATTAATCTTCTAAGATCATTTCGGATCACACACCACAGATGTTTTGATTgatcaatcaaggtcaaaattATTTCGTTTTCAAAGCCATGTTGCAGCTATGAGAATGCCAATGAGAAATTTACAAATATCATCCTCATATTTATTATTTACTTGGTTGATTTGGTACTTGTGACAATGtgacttcaattttttttttttaaaacttataatTCTTGTTAAGGCTTCTTAGTTAAAATGGTTTATGAGATTGTtgtaatttctaatttcaattTCTGATAATGAAAATCGATAGAATTGATCTCTGGTGTCTACCTTTGTCAATATCTTCATTAATTGTCATGTGGACGACGCTGTGACAACCTTttaaagggtatttttgtcaaaccaaccTCTCCACTTAACGAGGACATCGACAAATTTTTTCCGGAATGTTTTACGGTGGTTAAACTCATAAACCACTTCTagcaattttcaatttcaaagatTAAAGTGAGGAATTATGCCAATTTTAGAGacaattttggctaaaaagcatTCGTGTTAAAAGTATTGTAATGTCAAACGACAACAGAGAACAGATTCATTGCAAATTGCTTGACCACCAACGACCAATGTGGATATAATTTGGTGCCCTCTCTAATTGGGGGAATGAATATATTCCATATATCTTGACATCTTGTGCACTGAAATAGTTTGAGTATTCAAGCAGCCTCCGACGTGGGAACTACAATTTGGTGACAGTCTGAATCTATTTACTCACTTTTCAATGGCTATAAATAGATGCATAGTTCAACTGTGGAGAATATAGCAAGCTATGCAGCAGAATTCAGAGGAAGAGAAGTCTTGTATGAAGGTGAAGAGCCATGTTTGGTAGCCAAGGATGACTTGCCTAATCaaacatcatatatatatatgtttatgtatttatattGTGGTTCGTAGCTAGGCAGTCGTCTTTGGGCTATTCTGACTGGCTCTTATCTTTCATGCTAGACTTTCCTCTCTTCCATTTTTACGTAGTTAAGTCTCTCTTTGCCATTACATGAAAAGCGAGCAACGATTACCAAGATTAGTAGCTATTCGGTTGCAGCTATTGGCGTAACAATGATTGTTACTAATGAGGAAAATGTGTGCTGATGTCAGTCGTTTtgctttatatatattattggaTATGCATTTTGATTGTGACCGACTGCAGAGCGTATGCACAATGGCTAAGCCTAAAGGTACATTTCTATCTGCATGCATGCAATGTGCAGCTGGTGAAGGCAACCACTTCTCACCATTCGCCACTCAAACCCTAGCAAGAAATGCGCATTTGGACATAATACATATCGTTGATATATCATTAATATTTGGTAGTTATTATTGATATGACGTCTGTATTTAGCATCAATACGTCAATATAATGTTGTTAAGATTCGATTATTATATCATCGGTTACGTCATTTTTGTTGTTCGTGTATTATAGacatctgatttttttttaatagagacCAGCTGTTGGTTTTACCACGTCAATCCATCTTTTTTAAGGGCCAGGACTCACCCAGGCATTTCAACCATCTGATTAAAATGCCCTAAAAATCCCCCTCATTGTAGAAGCTTCCCTGGTCATAAGCCTATGTGGGTTGAAAAATAAACCAACTTTGAAAATGAATATAAGCCCATTCGAACCCGGCCCGCTCAACTTCTGCAAAGATGGATCTGAGTCAAGGCGGTGCAAAAGTCAGCAAGGAGAAGGCGTGACCCACGACGAGTCAGATGCGCCGGCGCCGGGCCGAGCTTCTACGAGCCTTACGCTCTTCGCGGCATCCGAGTCGACCGAGTCGAATCCGGACTCCTCGTCTGATTTTTCAAGGTCCCTCTCGCCTCAGTGTAAGCTACAGAGCCCCTCACTCGTTTGATCACAAGTCAAAATTTTCTGTAATTTTATCGAAATGAACTTCTGCTACTAATTGGGATTATTAGGAGCATCAAATTAGGctaatttaactcaaaatttagCTGATTTTACTTGAAACTTAGCTAATTTGACTTGAATTTTAGCTTATTGAACCTGAAATTTAgctaatttaacataaattttaGCTTATTTAACTAATTTAGCTAATTTGAGGCGTGATCCTAAATTGATTTGGCTTAAAGTTTGCAGCCAACAACATGGAGAATGCGAAGAAGTCTGTGGAGTTGACGCAGGACGAGTCAGAAGCCTTCTCGCGACTCGTCCTTCCGGAACCCCAACCAGGGGTATGTATATACAATCATTTCGCCACCAGAGGCATCCGAGTCGACCGAGTCGAACCCGGACTCGTTGTCTGTACTCTCAAGGTCCCTCCCCGCCTCACTGTGAGTCTTCTACTCACCAGCAGATCTGGATTTAGTCAATTTGGCTAGAGGAGTGTGGTCTCCCATTTGCACGCGAGTTCGAATCTCCCTCGCCGTAGCTTAGATGAATTTAGGGTAGAATTAGCAGTGGTTATGTTAATTGCAAACAAGGAGTTCAATGCTTGTGCGCGGTTTTGGAATTGTGTTTCTTGTGTTTGCAGGATAGAGCTGGAAATTTGGCTAATGGTGCAATTGCAAACCTTGTTGATCAAGTTGGTGCTGTTGTTCATGTTAGGGGTCTCCCGGTGAACGTTTCAGTGGACATTTCCATCTCGTTCATGTCAAAGGCGAAGCTTGGTGTAAGCAAACTTTCCACTCATGTAAAATCTCCGTTTTTCTTTCGGATTTAGCAACCTCTGAATTGGGCATACATGTACATGTTCAATCTAATAGACTAGACAATCAATATTGCGAATGCTTAAACTTCTGTGCTGAAAAGCTCTGTTGGCATTTTGATTAGCAGAATTTGGCTTTTGTAATGTGAGTCTGATATCGGTTGTTGTCCCTTGTTGAGTATTGCTTGTCAAAGGGGAATGATTAGGAATTCGAAAGAATCTGATTGCTCGTATATGGCTATTCATTTGTGTTTCCAGTGGTGGGATTTTCATTGCTCACCATGTCATGTGCGTGCGATATATGATTCACGTTTGTGTATATTTAGCTCTAACATCTTATACCTGTACCGTTCTGATTTCATCGCATTTCTTGAAGGGACCAATGGCATCTGATTGCTCTTGATCTCAAATTGCAGGATGAGTTAGAGATCACGTCAAGGGTGTTAGGACAACTAGGTCGTTATTGTGGAACATCGATACTTGTGAGAAACAAAGCAACCGGTGAGGTAATTGCTGAAGGTCGGCATTCGTTGTTTGCTATACATACTAGCAAACTCTGAGTCCTTTTTCACTTCACTATGTATATAGGTGGAATGAAGGGAGCTCTTTGGGGGCATAGGTTGAATCTTTTCGTAGTTTCGCTTTCTTTTGGGAAATAAGTGTTTTGTCATTGAATAAGGATTGAGAATTATGTTTAACATACATGGTCCAGATTCTGGCCTCAAATTTAGTGAACTGTTTTCAACTGCTATTGTTACCTGTTTTTCACTTCATCTTTTTTGCTGATTTGCTTGTACACAATCAAACATAACCCGAATCTTCACTCTGGTTGCCGGTTTTGCACTTTCCGTCGAAGTTTGTCTTTCCTCATAATAGGACGATTAAGATCGATTAGTAATTAGCGCGGATGTTATTCATGACTTGATGCTTCGTTCAGTTCGACTTTTTTTTCGGAATTCTTATATAAGATTCAATTGTGTAGACTAGCAGGTAGTAAATTTCACTCCAGAGTGCCTGGTAGTAAAAGGCTTCTTTCtatgaatcaaattttcataTCAAACACTTCTGTGGGTTATACTGTATGTAACTATGTTTTTGTATGCATCGCATGCAAGCCCAAGTccttttaaatttgttttctcTCCTCTTGTGAGAGTCTTTCTCGCCGTGTGAGTGGTCTTTGATTTCGTCGATCCACGTCGCAGCTGGCTCTAGTTGTGGCTTGAATCGGTGGCAGTTCCAtgcttttcctttgttttcatcTTTTCCTTGCTCTTCATGTTTGCCTGTCCATCACGATCTCCTCCTTTTTATCTCCTTGCCTGTTATCTCACCACTTTGAGCCCTGTTCCCCAATCATTCGTGTCCGCCATCCTTCTCAAGCCTTTCCTCTCCATCATCTTCGTCATTTGGCTCCATCGTCTCTCTGCCCATACCCAATTCCATTTAGTTACCGCCGGTGTTCGCTGCGATTTGTCATTGTCTATGGGAGGTTGCATAGAGTTTTGGCTCGGTCACCTTTGTTGGCCCTTGTTGGTCCTTCCCGGTGTTTGGCCTTATCGGCTACGTTGCTCGTGGGGTATGTCTTCCCTCGTGCTTACTTGGTTTCGTGGCGGAGGTTGTTGTGGTAGTTCTTCGAGGATGATGCGGCCTTTTTCTTCCTTAATTATGGGGTTCTTGCTGGTGTGATCTCTGGTGCTTGGGGGGGGGTCAATCAACAGCGGCTGTGGTGGCAACAGAGCTACAAGGGTTTTTGCTTTCTGTGGGTTTGCTGTGTTCTGTGAGTTTGTTGTGTGCTCAACCTTTGGGTTGGGTTTTTATTGCTTTGGGGGTCCAACTTTTAGTCTTGTGCCTTATTCGTAACTAGACCTTTGTTTGTGTAAGcttgctttgtttttttttttttttttaaaggagaaTATCCTGAATAAGACTAGAAGGTTCCTCAATCCAAACTAAATTATTGCTACTAGACAAAGCAAACTTTGCAAGACGGAAGGGCAACCCCATTACATAAACGAGAAACATGAATGAAACTCAACATAGAGAAGGAGGATGGCAGTTGCAACACATCATCTGCGATCAAATCTATTGCTGGCGAGTTTGAATAGGTCCTATTAAGTGCTGCTAGTAATGAATTTtacttttgtccaaaaaaacaTTTATGGATGCATTCAAGAGATCAAATTATGAAAACTTTTGATGAAGATTGTAGTTTGAGAAATAAACGTTGAAGATTAACTATAAGAAATTGAATAGTTGACCGTTAGTAATCGAAACaatcaaatttgtttaaaaaatcGAACTACTTAGTAGGCTTCGTATTTAAAACATTGATGCTTGAGAATCAAAACAATTAGGAAAATGTTAAGGAGACAATCTCTTTTTTAATaatcttaataaaaaaattcaaccatCAACTATCACATTATGCGATTTACAAAATATAGTCTAAAACATTAATCTCACTAACATCGCCCAAACATTTAATtcacggatttggatcctctcctgagccaatggagaggatcctcctgaccagccATTGTGGgctgttggattttcatccaacggctataattattataactttaaaatgaCCCAAATTTGTaatcgttggataaaaatccaacggcccataaTGACTGGTCAGGAGGATCTTCCCCATTGgcttaggagaggatccaaatccttaaTTCACAAAGGTAAGTGGGACCCAATCCCACACTCTTGACGTTTTAACGGTTCAGCCAAAGCGGATAGAATAGTGGGAAACGCCGCCAACAAAATGGAGAATGCGAAGAAGTCTGTGGAGTTGACGGAGGACGAGTTAGAGGCCTTCTCGCGACTCGTCCTTCCGGAACCCCAAACAGGGGAATGCATATACAATCATTTCTCCATCACAGGCATCCGAGTCGACCGAGTTGAACCCGGATTCGTCGCCTGTACTCTCAAGGTCCCTCCCCGCCTCACTGTGAGTCTTCTAACCACCAGCAGATCTGGATTTATTCAATTTGACTAGAGCAGTTTGGCCTTCCATCTACACATAAGTTCGAATCCCCCTCCCGTAGCTTAGAAGAATTCAATCAATTTAGCTAGACCAGTGTGGTCTTCCATCTGCACGCGAGTTTGAATCCCCCTCCCCGtagtttagatgaatttagCGTAGAATTAGTAGTGGTTATGTCAATTGAAAACACAAGTTTAACGCTCGGTTTTGGAATTGTGTTTCTTGTGTTTGCAGGATAGAGCTGGAAATTTGGCTAATGGTGCAATTGCAAACCTTGTTGA encodes the following:
- the LOC126614904 gene encoding protein OCTOPUS-like, yielding MQAQTHRLSTCHRHPTKPITGFCAPCLSERLAGLDSASHQEPLTQNPHSGSELRRSKSCSGTRPESSSANAPDPTRRKSCNVRARNTLSELFNIDDDRKGVPRKFDVELRDGDKDDGGDEARVLDLDADAESEFKTMKELIDLEWEKKKGEGRDSKEIAGIFWGTASVLSKKVKQWRRKQKTKKAENEGFVAEKRRETQSEVGEYALGRKSCDTDPDPGRMSLDEPRASWDGYLGPRAPHPRLTPMVSVVEESWERNPGGSAQTKDYYNSQRRRSFERPSFDRSTTAEVDELKLGSNARVSPATSELFYGAKLLITEKELMSSMGSNSKLKSAEDDERAEEGSGVGIGSGPVRKNAASESTNGIHVDHQKSNRRHKKWSFRGLMQRRSEKKCVDEESADSWQKLRRVANGEEANASVSQKLIRSYSVSCRNQCKMVGLFSNVNGVGAETKGNEVKTLQRNKSARYSPSHLDHGLLRFYLTPLRSHRRSESGKSRPGNNSQSLPKNVL
- the LOC126614915 gene encoding uncharacterized protein LOC126614915 isoform X3 produces the protein MRRRRAELLRALRSSRHPSRPSRIRTPRLIFQGPSRLSFAANNMENAKKSVELTQDESEAFSRLVLPEPQPGVCIYNHFATRGIRVDRVEPGLVVCTLKVPPRLTDRAGNLANGAIANLVDQVGAVVHVRGLPVNVSVDISISFMSKAKLGVSKLSTHDELEITSRVLGQLGRYCGTSILVRNKATGEVIAEGRHSLFAIHTSKL
- the LOC126614915 gene encoding uncharacterized protein LOC126614915 isoform X2, with protein sequence MNISPFEPGPLNFCKDGSESRRCKSQQGEGVTHDESDAPAPGRASTSLTLFAASESTESNPDSSSDFSRSLSPQSNNMENAKKSVELTQDESEAFSRLVLPEPQPGVCIYNHFATRGIRVDRVEPGLVVCTLKVPPRLTDRAGNLANGAIANLVDQVGAVVHVRGLPVNVSVDISISFMSKAKLGDELEITSRVLGQLGRYCGTSILVRNKATGEVE
- the LOC126614915 gene encoding uncharacterized protein LOC126614915 isoform X1 gives rise to the protein MNISPFEPGPLNFCKDGSESRRCKSQQGEGVTHDESDAPAPGRASTSLTLFAASESTESNPDSSSDFSRSLSPQSNNMENAKKSVELTQDESEAFSRLVLPEPQPGVCIYNHFATRGIRVDRVEPGLVVCTLKVPPRLTDRAGNLANGAIANLVDQVGAVVHVRGLPVNVSVDISISFMSKAKLGDELEITSRVLGQLGRYCGTSILVRNKATGEVIAEGRHSLFAIHTSKL
- the LOC126614919 gene encoding uncharacterized protein LOC126614919, producing the protein MVLKRYQDAKAGYQLAKSFNAEKYLKKVGLGKEDYYFWKQIGKALVCTYTLFGVAWLYNEKSPLGWWTLKPRPKEERELAHLYERREFPYPGDEEAMEEFVAKGGMIGTTIGPKGFVETDKDAFNYQKELQKKKLEQEAEKLWVRMKNEVVSELQEKGYVVDAE
- the LOC126614915 gene encoding uncharacterized protein LOC126614915 isoform X4; translated protein: MRRRRAELLRALRSSRHPSRPSRIRTPRLIFQGPSRLSFAANNMENAKKSVELTQDESEAFSRLVLPEPQPGVCIYNHFATRGIRVDRVEPGLVVCTLKVPPRLTDRAGNLANGAIANLVDQVGAVVHVRGLPVNVSVDISISFMSKAKLGDELEITSRVLGQLGRYCGTSILVRNKATGEVIAEGRHSLFAIHTSKL